The Solibacillus sp. FSL W7-1464 genome contains a region encoding:
- a CDS encoding response regulator transcription factor codes for MIKVVIVDDHEMVRIGVAAYLSAQPDIEVIGEATNGEEAIETVLSLKPDIVLMDNVMPIKTGAEATAEILAQWPQAKVMIVTSFIDDDKLYPALEAGAVSYILKTSNAKQIADAIRKTMAGETVLEPEATTRVMARMRGTAPALHNHLTDREMEVLLCMARGLANQEIAEELFIALKTVKTHVSNILSKLEVQDRTQAVVYAFQNGLVK; via the coding sequence ATGATTAAAGTTGTCATAGTAGATGATCACGAGATGGTTCGAATCGGGGTTGCCGCCTATTTATCGGCACAGCCCGATATTGAAGTCATCGGTGAAGCGACAAATGGCGAGGAAGCGATTGAAACAGTACTTTCGCTGAAGCCGGATATTGTACTGATGGATAATGTAATGCCGATTAAAACTGGGGCTGAAGCGACTGCCGAAATACTGGCACAGTGGCCGCAAGCAAAAGTTATGATTGTCACAAGCTTTATCGATGACGACAAATTATACCCGGCGCTTGAAGCAGGGGCTGTCAGCTATATACTGAAAACAAGCAACGCCAAACAAATTGCCGACGCGATCCGGAAAACAATGGCCGGGGAAACCGTTCTTGAGCCGGAAGCAACGACGCGGGTAATGGCACGTATGCGCGGAACAGCCCCTGCCCTGCATAACCATTTAACAGACCGGGAAATGGAAGTACTGTTATGTATGGCACGCGGGCTTGCCAATCAGGAAATAGCGGAAGAACTGTTTATCGCCTTAAAAACGGTGAAAACCCATGTCAGCAACATTTTAAGTAAACTCGAAGTGCAGGACCGTACTCAGGCTGTCGTCTATGCATTTCAAAATGGCTTAGTAAAGTAA
- a CDS encoding PspA/IM30 family protein: MRNLFTKFKYSIQADLHDMFDKKVDKNPIKMLNHYIREAEKQTEETGKLLARQAQLKKELELQLSQTIEMLEKREKQLLLAQSTEEAELIAFAQEEVTAYTARKHALLSSIDAANTEYFALERKFETMKHKIKDMKVRQLQLMGKENVVRANHQMDKVLTSDNAGNFDELSTYIDELSQNIERKYEVTSFEARLAQLEKEQKLIEQPK, translated from the coding sequence ATGAGAAATTTATTTACAAAATTCAAATATTCAATACAGGCGGATTTACATGATATGTTTGACAAAAAGGTCGATAAAAACCCGATTAAAATGCTGAATCACTATATTCGTGAAGCAGAAAAACAAACGGAAGAAACGGGCAAACTGCTTGCGCGTCAGGCACAGTTGAAAAAAGAGCTGGAACTTCAACTTTCACAAACAATCGAAATGCTTGAAAAGCGTGAAAAACAGCTTTTATTGGCTCAGTCGACTGAAGAAGCGGAACTGATTGCATTTGCACAAGAGGAAGTAACGGCTTATACAGCCAGAAAACATGCCCTTCTTTCCAGCATTGATGCTGCGAATACAGAATACTTTGCACTGGAACGCAAATTTGAAACGATGAAACACAAAATCAAAGACATGAAAGTGCGCCAGCTCCAGCTGATGGGCAAAGAAAATGTCGTGCGTGCCAACCACCAGATGGATAAAGTTCTCACATCGGACAATGCCGGCAATTTTGATGAACTATCAACTTATATTGATGAATTATCTCAAAATATTGAGCGTAAATATGAAGTAACCTCTTTTGAAGCTCGATTGGCACAGCTTGAAAAAGAACAAAAGCTCATAGAACAACCAAAATAA
- a CDS encoding acetyl-CoA C-acetyltransferase — protein sequence MTEVVIVSAVRTPIGAFQGALKDISAPALGSIVIKEALNRARLDPSTVDEVIMGNVLAAGLGQNPARQASIQAGLPYTVPAMTINKVCGSGLKAVHLAAQAIIAGDAEVVVAGGFENMSQAPYIMRNAREGFRMGDQKIIDTLIQDGLWCAFNDYHMGVTAENLCDQYDISRQEQDEFAARSQARASEAISTNRFAEEIVPVEIPQRKGEPVIFSQDEYVKHGTTTEKLNGLRPAFKKDGSVTAGNASGINDGAAAVVVMSKERAFELGLTPLATIVANASAGVDPSVMGIGPVSAVKKALSKANVTLDDMDLIEANEAFAAQAIAVDRELAFNHDKLNVNGGAIALGHPIGASGTRIFVTLLHEMQKRDAKLGLATLCIGGGQGVATIVQR from the coding sequence ATGACAGAAGTTGTAATAGTAAGTGCAGTACGTACGCCAATTGGTGCTTTTCAGGGGGCATTGAAAGATATTTCGGCTCCGGCTTTAGGGAGTATCGTAATAAAAGAAGCATTGAATCGTGCCCGATTAGATCCATCAACCGTTGATGAAGTTATTATGGGGAATGTTCTCGCGGCAGGTTTAGGTCAAAATCCGGCAAGACAGGCGAGTATCCAAGCTGGTTTACCATACACAGTTCCAGCGATGACAATTAACAAAGTATGTGGTTCAGGCTTAAAGGCCGTTCATTTAGCAGCACAGGCAATCATTGCCGGGGATGCGGAAGTTGTGGTCGCTGGAGGCTTTGAAAATATGAGTCAAGCACCATATATTATGCGAAATGCAAGAGAAGGTTTCCGCATGGGAGATCAAAAAATTATCGATACATTGATTCAGGACGGCCTATGGTGCGCATTTAATGATTACCATATGGGAGTTACTGCAGAAAACCTGTGTGATCAGTATGACATTTCCCGTCAGGAACAGGATGAATTTGCAGCACGTTCCCAAGCCCGTGCATCGGAAGCCATTTCGACAAATAGATTCGCTGAAGAAATTGTCCCTGTTGAAATTCCTCAACGTAAAGGGGAGCCGGTTATTTTTTCACAAGACGAATATGTAAAACATGGAACAACAACAGAAAAATTAAACGGATTGCGTCCAGCTTTCAAGAAAGACGGTTCGGTTACGGCAGGGAACGCTTCCGGTATTAATGACGGAGCAGCAGCAGTTGTCGTTATGTCAAAGGAGCGTGCTTTTGAATTAGGGCTTACACCACTTGCCACAATCGTCGCTAATGCGAGCGCAGGGGTTGATCCTTCTGTAATGGGTATCGGGCCAGTATCGGCAGTGAAAAAAGCTTTATCGAAAGCGAATGTAACATTGGATGATATGGACTTAATTGAAGCGAATGAAGCATTTGCCGCTCAGGCGATTGCAGTTGATCGCGAATTGGCGTTCAATCATGATAAACTAAATGTAAATGGCGGGGCAATTGCACTTGGTCACCCAATCGGGGCAAGCGGAACACGCATTTTTGTAACATTATTACATGAAATGCAAAAGCGCGATGCAAAGCTGGGTCTT
- a CDS encoding acyl-CoA dehydrogenase yields MTFTYENFAKDGTLTLLDPLFTLLLIFSALFIIVVLRFAINPKIMLFIGALIILLSAQLQSIGGILADELGLSSSSKNFYIFIAIVLIWIGMIVFGFVKEKKKK; encoded by the coding sequence ATGACATTTACGTACGAAAACTTTGCAAAGGACGGGACACTTACATTACTGGATCCCCTCTTCACATTGTTGCTGATTTTCTCAGCATTGTTCATCATTGTGGTGCTGCGCTTTGCGATCAATCCTAAAATCATGTTATTTATTGGCGCACTCATTATTTTATTAAGCGCACAATTGCAGTCGATTGGTGGAATATTGGCGGATGAGTTGGGTTTATCCAGCTCATCGAAAAACTTTTATATTTTTATAGCGATCGTTTTGATTTGGATTGGGATGATCGTATTTGGGTTTGTGAAGGAAAAAAAGAAGAAATAG
- a CDS encoding alpha/beta hydrolase, producing MKKRTLFLSGSIVTTLLAAATTITGVVMTNHIMYIKKKDDAFIREREITAKRFDEAWYEGCPKEILLIDSPNGYKISGIYLKPLKTKNTVIICHGVTENKINSMRYARMFERLGFNAFVYDHRRHGESQGKTTSYGHYEKYDLQAVVETIRNITGEDALLGIHGESMGAATTLLYAGTLSDNADFYVSDCAFSNFPELLKRIFESVVPIDPKYTLPFADFFMRIRDGYSVKEVMPIDAVKQIQKPVLFIHSTPDDFIPSSMTEELFEQKPEPKMLKLFDKGEHAKSFNDNPGDYEQTVAKFLYDYIPAYRNTTDFLL from the coding sequence ATGAAAAAACGTACACTGTTTTTATCTGGCAGTATTGTAACAACGCTGCTGGCAGCTGCTACAACGATCACAGGTGTCGTGATGACAAATCACATTATGTATATAAAGAAAAAGGACGATGCTTTCATCCGCGAACGTGAAATTACGGCAAAACGCTTTGATGAAGCATGGTATGAAGGCTGTCCGAAAGAAATTTTATTGATCGATTCTCCGAATGGCTATAAAATAAGCGGCATCTATTTAAAACCTTTGAAAACGAAAAATACAGTCATTATTTGTCATGGCGTCACTGAAAATAAAATTAACTCGATGCGCTATGCCCGCATGTTTGAACGGCTTGGTTTTAATGCTTTTGTATACGATCACCGCCGTCACGGAGAATCTCAAGGGAAAACAACAAGTTACGGCCATTATGAAAAATACGATTTGCAGGCAGTTGTTGAGACGATCCGAAATATTACCGGGGAAGATGCCCTGCTCGGTATTCACGGGGAATCCATGGGTGCGGCAACGACACTGCTCTATGCAGGCACCTTATCAGATAATGCGGATTTCTATGTTTCCGACTGTGCCTTCTCGAACTTTCCAGAGCTTTTAAAGCGGATTTTTGAAAGCGTCGTACCGATCGATCCAAAGTATACACTCCCTTTCGCCGACTTTTTCATGCGGATCCGCGATGGCTATTCCGTAAAAGAAGTCATGCCTATCGATGCAGTAAAACAAATTCAAAAGCCCGTCCTCTTTATTCACAGTACGCCGGATGACTTCATCCCTTCCTCGATGACCGAAGAATTGTTCGAACAAAAACCCGAACCTAAAATGCTGAAACTGTTTGACAAGGGTGAGCATGCGAAATCATTCAACGATAACCCGGGTGACTATGAGCAAACGGTCGCCAAGTTCCTGTATGATTATATCCCGGCATACCGCAATACAACGGATTTTTTATTATAA
- a CDS encoding YneF family protein: protein MQTWIWIIIVIAALIGGVAIGFYAARQYMMKYLKENPPINEQMIRVMMAQMGRKPSEKQVRQMMAQMNKFQDK, encoded by the coding sequence ATGCAAACATGGATTTGGATTATTATTGTAATCGCAGCTTTAATCGGGGGCGTGGCAATTGGGTTCTACGCAGCTCGTCAATATATGATGAAGTATTTAAAAGAAAACCCGCCAATTAATGAACAAATGATTCGCGTGATGATGGCACAAATGGGACGTAAACCGTCTGAAAAACAAGTGCGTCAAATGATGGCACAAATGAACAAATTCCAGGATAAATAA
- a CDS encoding lmo0954 family membrane protein, which yields MKKFFLYSAAFITAIIALCLLAPVAGLLISGALLAAGLHYYTESKSTFGKVMSLVVALAGLVSALSNIPGFIGLAAIGVLFYLYKERKNEKIEFLPGKKEDDDPFTNFEREWANLNK from the coding sequence ATGAAAAAGTTTTTCTTATATTCAGCGGCTTTTATCACAGCGATCATCGCACTTTGCCTGCTCGCACCGGTAGCCGGCTTATTAATCTCGGGGGCACTTCTGGCAGCAGGTCTGCACTATTACACAGAAAGTAAATCTACTTTCGGAAAAGTAATGAGCCTAGTTGTCGCTTTAGCCGGTTTAGTAAGTGCCTTATCCAATATCCCGGGCTTTATCGGTTTAGCTGCAATCGGTGTACTGTTTTATCTTTACAAAGAACGTAAAAACGAAAAGATTGAATTTTTACCAGGCAAAAAAGAAGATGATGATCCATTTACAAACTTTGAACGTGAATGGGCAAATTTAAACAAATAG
- a CDS encoding S-ribosylhomocysteine lyase — protein sequence MATERTNVESFDLNHTIVAAPYVRLAGTKEGVKGDVVTKYDIRFKQPNKEHMEMPALHSLEHLMADRIRNHSDAVVDISPMGCQTGFYVSFMNYDDYEGVLAILEKTVQDVLAATSVPACNEVQCGWAASHSLEGAQQLAKEFLAKRGEWHIVFNG from the coding sequence ATGGCAACAGAAAGAACGAATGTAGAGAGCTTCGATTTGAACCATACGATAGTCGCGGCACCATATGTACGTTTAGCAGGTACAAAAGAAGGGGTGAAGGGCGATGTCGTGACAAAATACGATATCCGCTTCAAGCAGCCTAATAAAGAGCATATGGAAATGCCGGCACTTCATTCACTGGAACATTTAATGGCAGACCGTATCCGCAATCATAGTGACGCGGTTGTCGATATATCGCCAATGGGCTGTCAAACAGGCTTTTATGTCTCCTTTATGAACTATGATGACTATGAAGGCGTGTTGGCGATATTGGAAAAGACGGTTCAGGATGTGTTGGCGGCGACTTCTGTTCCTGCCTGCAATGAAGTCCAGTGCGGTTGGGCGGCAAGCCATAGTTTGGAAGGTGCGCAGCAGTTGGCAAAAGAATTTTTAGCTAAACGCGGTGAATGGCATATCGTTTTTAATGGTTAA
- the liaF gene encoding cell wall-active antibiotics response protein LiaF: MPKITSDQLAIIAISMALVVLIELTLFNNGAVFLLILGALFLFFSFKKKKRYLLWTGLVLLFFAIINIWTLRLLIIGVLVFLLYQYLTKKEQVMEIKSHFANTSNQNQLIGTTGAPTESYHWKDVHIQRFIGDITIDTTETILPNGKSIIVIHQSLGKVRVIVPYEVTIQLHYSTLYGEATYLNYAPKQCINEQLHFEDGEMDAKRVLVVYVTSWIGDVEVQRG, from the coding sequence ATGCCGAAAATTACATCTGATCAGCTTGCAATTATCGCGATTAGTATGGCTCTTGTCGTATTGATCGAATTGACACTTTTCAATAATGGCGCCGTGTTTTTACTAATTTTGGGTGCACTGTTTCTATTTTTCAGCTTTAAAAAGAAGAAGCGTTACTTATTATGGACGGGACTCGTTCTATTATTCTTTGCTATTATTAATATTTGGACACTGCGCCTTTTAATCATTGGTGTACTTGTCTTTCTTTTATACCAATACTTAACGAAAAAAGAGCAAGTGATGGAAATCAAAAGCCACTTTGCCAATACATCAAATCAGAATCAATTAATCGGAACAACAGGTGCTCCGACTGAAAGCTATCATTGGAAAGATGTTCATATTCAACGATTTATCGGCGATATTACGATCGATACGACCGAAACCATTTTACCAAATGGAAAATCGATTATCGTGATCCATCAATCTCTCGGAAAAGTACGGGTTATTGTGCCTTATGAAGTGACAATTCAGCTTCATTACTCCACTTTATACGGTGAAGCAACATACCTGAACTATGCGCCAAAGCAGTGTATTAATGAACAGCTTCATTTTGAAGATGGAGAAATGGATGCAAAACGTGTCCTTGTTGTTTATGTAACATCTTGGATTGGCGATGTGGAGGTGCAGCGCGGATGA
- a CDS encoding iron ABC transporter substrate-binding protein, which yields MKFLSWKGISIYLTIILFLLIFIQILDWNKGKDKEGQYAVELEKAYTDLVDFQTHILNDEVQIDDNKHVLTMYDKNFQYQLSMFIDIFGNKKVDDANLFDSYKQIDEALAAFYEAESAEQQSQAHEQLLAAKQALFTILNDLK from the coding sequence ATGAAGTTTTTATCTTGGAAAGGTATTTCGATATACTTAACGATCATTCTATTTTTACTCATTTTTATCCAGATTCTGGACTGGAATAAAGGGAAAGATAAAGAGGGTCAATACGCGGTAGAGCTGGAAAAAGCGTATACAGATCTGGTTGATTTCCAGACGCATATTTTAAACGATGAAGTGCAGATCGATGACAATAAGCATGTGCTGACAATGTATGATAAAAACTTTCAATATCAGCTGAGCATGTTCATAGATATTTTCGGCAATAAAAAAGTAGATGATGCGAACCTTTTTGACTCCTATAAACAAATTGATGAGGCATTGGCTGCATTTTATGAAGCGGAAAGTGCGGAACAGCAGAGTCAGGCACATGAGCAATTGCTCGCAGCGAAACAAGCGCTGTTTACAATATTGAATGATCTGAAATAG
- a CDS encoding sensor histidine kinase: MIAFIIRFFILMMVFATFAMNIFVFLLGQPQEETWRFLWENNDYSIPIVAVIAIIATTTSFFISLWISIALKMKENQMTRIVKKVAEPDFAQKFKKANGSLKKALRETNELIETQRTSLQRLSNEKAETNDAIVQERLLAERQRLARELHDSVSQQLFAASMLLSALTEQRQDEFAQKQLAQVEKIVQQAQLEMRALLLHLRPVALHNKSLAEGLEDLIVELQEKVFFNIDYQIEEIALSKAEEDHLFRIAQEALSNTLRHAKATEVELLLIARDQLAILRIQDNGLGFNIDGDKTTSYGLRNIAERAVEIGCTYKIVSVPDEGTIVEVKVPLKKEEPMND; the protein is encoded by the coding sequence ATGATTGCATTTATTATACGCTTTTTTATACTCATGATGGTTTTCGCGACATTTGCTATGAATATTTTCGTCTTCCTGCTCGGCCAGCCACAAGAAGAGACTTGGCGTTTTTTATGGGAAAACAATGATTACTCAATTCCGATTGTCGCTGTCATCGCCATTATCGCAACAACGACGAGCTTCTTTATTTCATTATGGATATCAATTGCACTAAAAATGAAAGAAAATCAGATGACCCGCATCGTGAAAAAAGTGGCGGAGCCTGATTTTGCACAAAAGTTCAAGAAAGCGAATGGCTCATTGAAGAAAGCATTGCGTGAAACGAACGAATTAATCGAAACACAGCGGACATCTTTACAGCGCCTCTCCAATGAAAAGGCGGAAACAAATGACGCCATCGTTCAGGAGCGGCTTCTTGCTGAACGTCAGCGGCTTGCACGCGAACTGCATGATTCTGTATCCCAGCAGCTGTTTGCCGCATCCATGCTTCTCTCCGCTCTTACAGAACAGCGTCAGGATGAATTTGCTCAAAAGCAGCTGGCGCAGGTGGAAAAAATCGTCCAGCAGGCACAGCTTGAAATGCGCGCCCTTCTTCTTCACTTACGGCCAGTTGCCCTGCACAATAAAAGCTTGGCAGAAGGTTTGGAAGATCTGATTGTAGAATTACAGGAAAAAGTGTTTTTCAATATTGACTACCAAATCGAAGAGATCGCATTATCGAAAGCGGAGGAAGATCATCTATTCCGAATTGCCCAGGAAGCTTTATCGAACACATTGCGCCATGCAAAAGCAACGGAAGTCGAGCTGTTATTGATCGCACGCGACCAGCTGGCGATTTTGCGCATTCAGGATAATGGGCTTGGCTTTAATATTGACGGAGATAAAACGACTTCCTACGGGCTGCGCAATATTGCCGAACGCGCCGTCGAAATTGGCTGTACGTATAAAATCGTGTCTGTACCGGATGAAGGAACGATTGTCGAGGTGAAAGTTCCGCTTAAAAAGGAGGAACCAATGAATGATTAA